A single region of the Desulfuromonas sp. genome encodes:
- a CDS encoding ABC transporter permease — MLEALGKKILNAAQTAGEMLALLVETVYYFKEAPRNLPAIFRQMSEVGIGTLPIASLMALFIGMVLSLQTGTQLALYGTQDVIGAIVGLSMTKELGPVMTCLLVAGRIGSSMAAELGAMEVYEEIDALKTLEINPVRYLAMPRLLACLVAVPALVVLTIIIGIFGGGFVAHVNPKINVPFTVYYDNLVQALNYKEILKGLLKATVFGGIVAQVGCYVGFKTTGGARGIGRSTTRAVVLSFLLIFVANYFLTRVMM; from the coding sequence ATGCTGGAAGCCCTCGGAAAAAAAATTTTAAATGCCGCCCAGACCGCTGGCGAGATGCTAGCCCTGCTGGTGGAAACCGTCTATTATTTCAAGGAGGCGCCCCGCAACCTGCCCGCGATCTTCCGGCAAATGAGCGAGGTTGGGATCGGGACCCTTCCCATCGCTTCGCTAATGGCCCTGTTTATCGGCATGGTCCTTTCGCTGCAGACCGGGACGCAGTTGGCTCTTTACGGCACTCAGGACGTCATCGGCGCGATCGTCGGCCTCTCCATGACCAAGGAGTTGGGACCGGTCATGACCTGCCTGCTGGTGGCCGGACGCATCGGCTCGTCCATGGCCGCGGAACTCGGGGCGATGGAGGTCTACGAGGAGATCGATGCCCTCAAAACCCTGGAGATCAACCCCGTCCGCTATCTGGCCATGCCGCGGCTGCTTGCCTGCCTCGTTGCGGTTCCGGCTCTCGTTGTGTTAACCATTATTATAGGCATCTTCGGCGGTGGTTTCGTGGCCCATGTCAACCCCAAGATCAATGTCCCCTTCACCGTTTATTATGACAACCTGGTGCAGGCTCTCAACTACAAGGAAATTCTCAAGGGGTTGCTCAAGGCCACGGTCTTCGGCGGAATCGTCGCCCAGGTCGGCTGCTATGTCGGCTTCAAGACAACCGGAGGCGCCCGGGGCATCGGACGTTCCACCACCCGGGCCGTCGTCCTCTCTTTCCTGCTGATTTTCGTCGCAAACTACTTTTTGACCCGCGTGATGATGTGA
- a CDS encoding ABC transporter ATP-binding protein: MIGSSKNGKNGKNGKPKSGILSKLTHGFSASIFDGCECQSDYEESHGVGIRVVDLNKSFGANHVLRKINLEILPGETFSIIGPSGTGKSVLLKHIVKLEKPDSGKIFIDGHDIYDFSREAAERDYRYSMVFQSSALFNSLTVGENVGLWLREKRVCTEARIRTIIREKLSLVGLEGREDLLTSELSGGMKKRVAIARSLAMNPDLILYDEPTAELDPVTSDELAKVIMTLKEKVNLTSIIVSHDLNFALYLSDRVAMITEEGIVEVGTPAQIKASQNPVVRNFIYTTTKGIKGED; this comes from the coding sequence ATGATCGGATCATCAAAAAACGGAAAAAACGGAAAAAACGGCAAGCCTAAAAGTGGGATCCTCAGCAAGTTGACCCACGGATTTAGCGCATCGATTTTCGACGGTTGCGAGTGTCAATCCGACTACGAGGAATCCCACGGTGTCGGCATTCGCGTGGTGGATCTGAACAAGTCATTCGGCGCCAACCATGTTCTCAGGAAAATCAACCTTGAGATCCTTCCCGGCGAGACTTTTTCCATTATCGGCCCCTCCGGCACCGGGAAAAGTGTTTTGCTCAAGCATATCGTCAAGCTCGAGAAGCCCGACAGCGGGAAGATTTTCATCGACGGACACGACATTTACGATTTTTCCAGGGAAGCCGCGGAGCGCGACTACCGCTACAGCATGGTCTTCCAGTCCTCCGCTTTATTCAACTCCCTCACCGTGGGGGAGAATGTCGGCCTATGGTTGCGGGAAAAAAGGGTCTGTACCGAGGCGCGGATTCGGACCATTATTCGTGAAAAACTTTCCTTGGTCGGGCTCGAGGGGCGGGAGGACCTCCTTACATCCGAACTTTCCGGGGGCATGAAGAAGCGCGTGGCGATTGCCCGCTCCCTTGCCATGAACCCCGATCTCATCCTTTATGACGAACCGACGGCCGAACTCGACCCCGTCACTTCGGACGAATTGGCCAAGGTGATCATGACCCTGAAGGAGAAGGTCAACCTCACCTCCATCATTGTCAGCCACGACCTGAATTTCGCACTATACCTTTCGGACCGCGTGGCCATGATCACGGAGGAGGGCATCGTCGAGGTCGGTACACCCGCGCAGATCAAAGCCAGCCAGAACCCGGTTGTGCGTAATTTTATCTATACCACCACCAAGGGAATCAAGGGAGAGGACTGA
- a CDS encoding MlaD family protein: protein MAMSTEKKVGLFFLLALVALGAVIELVEDWSPFEDQTPYLTYFDSGVGIKVGDPVLVAGVDVGKVESVAIEKGKVRIDFYVVEGTDIREDSIASIRKANLLGGQFLGIDFDNPESPPLPPGKALRSRPTTNIDQLINNIDRNQERLMGNLGDFLEESKETFTDAVRQLESVVRKIDQGEGSLGRMVNDPALYDDLHLAVGSLKTFLDRLENGEGSLGRLLKDPTLYDEASATLVNLREISDRMKKGEGTIGRLLVEDDLYVQTGDAMAEIRELAVKVNEGKGTLGKLVNEDGLYDDASAAMQKVNSIAGKIDEGQGTLGKLVNEDGLYRDAKTTINKVEKTVDGLSDSGPLQALGVAVGTLF from the coding sequence ATGGCCATGTCCACGGAGAAGAAGGTGGGTCTCTTTTTTCTGCTGGCCCTGGTGGCCTTGGGGGCCGTTATCGAGCTGGTGGAGGACTGGAGTCCCTTCGAGGATCAAACCCCTTACTTGACCTATTTCGATTCAGGGGTGGGGATCAAGGTCGGAGACCCGGTGCTGGTGGCCGGCGTCGATGTCGGCAAGGTCGAATCGGTCGCCATCGAAAAGGGGAAGGTTCGAATAGATTTCTACGTCGTGGAAGGGACCGATATCCGGGAAGATTCGATCGCTTCCATCCGCAAGGCCAATCTGCTCGGAGGTCAGTTCCTCGGCATCGATTTCGACAACCCCGAATCCCCTCCGCTCCCCCCGGGGAAGGCCCTTCGGTCTCGGCCCACCACCAATATCGATCAGCTCATCAACAATATCGACCGCAACCAAGAGCGCCTCATGGGCAACCTGGGCGATTTCCTGGAGGAGAGCAAGGAAACCTTCACCGATGCGGTGCGGCAGCTCGAGAGCGTCGTGCGCAAGATCGATCAGGGGGAGGGGAGCCTCGGCCGGATGGTCAACGATCCGGCCCTTTATGACGACCTGCACCTCGCCGTGGGGTCCCTCAAGACCTTTCTCGACCGCTTGGAGAACGGAGAGGGGAGCTTGGGGCGCCTTCTGAAGGACCCGACCCTTTACGACGAGGCGTCCGCGACCCTCGTCAACCTCCGGGAGATTTCCGACCGGATGAAAAAAGGCGAGGGCACAATCGGGCGCCTTCTTGTCGAAGACGATCTCTACGTTCAGACCGGGGACGCCATGGCCGAAATCCGCGAACTCGCGGTAAAGGTCAACGAGGGCAAAGGCACCCTGGGCAAGCTGGTCAACGAGGACGGGCTCTATGACGACGCCAGTGCCGCCATGCAGAAGGTGAACAGCATTGCCGGCAAGATCGACGAAGGGCAGGGCACCCTGGGCAAGCTGGTCAACGAGGACGGGCTCTACCGGGACGCAAAAACTACCATCAACAAGGTCGAGAAGACGGTCGATGGTCTCAGTGACTCCGGACCCCTGCAGGCCCTCGGGGTCGCCGTGGGGACCCTTTTCTAG
- a CDS encoding AEC family transporter, translating to MLFIQIILPVFLIILAGFALEKFSRLDFRTLTQVSLFLFSPALVFSALMKQELHSGLAGRLFLFMLLYTAILWAVSVVLARLFRFTGETAGALSLSTVVMNCGNFGLPLAYFAYGESGLEISILTFVFFTIPLGTLAIVIAQGGKAPLGKALSNAFKIPIFHAVVLALLLKGTAIDLPRFLLQPVDLLGQAAIPVMLVLLGMQLARTRFQNTPGFLSLATLLRLALAPLVAWLLTRALGIQGMAKGVIILQTSTPSAVLPLLYSLRFGTRPDLVASSILVTTLASTVSLTILLYLLL from the coding sequence ATGTTGTTCATCCAGATCATTTTGCCGGTTTTTCTCATCATCCTTGCCGGGTTCGCCCTGGAGAAATTCTCCCGTCTCGATTTCCGTACCCTTACCCAGGTCTCCCTCTTTCTCTTCTCGCCGGCCCTGGTCTTTTCCGCCCTCATGAAACAGGAACTCCACTCCGGCCTTGCCGGCCGACTCTTTCTCTTCATGCTTTTGTACACCGCCATTCTTTGGGCCGTCTCCGTCGTCCTGGCCCGGCTTTTCCGGTTTACCGGGGAGACCGCAGGGGCCCTGTCCCTGTCGACGGTTGTCATGAACTGCGGCAACTTCGGCCTGCCACTGGCCTACTTCGCCTACGGGGAGAGCGGCCTTGAAATCTCCATCCTGACCTTTGTCTTTTTCACTATTCCTCTGGGGACCTTGGCCATTGTCATCGCCCAGGGGGGAAAGGCCCCCCTGGGCAAGGCCCTCTCCAATGCATTCAAAATCCCCATTTTCCATGCAGTCGTCCTGGCTCTGCTATTGAAGGGAACGGCTATCGACCTTCCCCGTTTCCTCCTTCAGCCGGTCGATCTTCTCGGACAGGCGGCCATCCCGGTCATGCTGGTCCTTCTCGGCATGCAATTGGCCCGCACCCGCTTTCAGAACACCCCGGGGTTTCTGTCCCTTGCCACGTTGCTAAGACTGGCCCTCGCGCCCCTCGTTGCATGGTTGTTGACCAGGGCCCTCGGCATCCAGGGCATGGCCAAGGGCGTGATCATTCTCCAGACGAGCACGCCCTCGGCGGTCCTGCCCCTCCTTTACTCCCTGCGCTTCGGCACCCGCCCCGACCTCGTCGCCAGTTCCATTCTGGTCACCACTCTGGCCAGTACTGTCTCCCTGACGATACTGCTCTACCTCCTTCTGTGA
- a CDS encoding GerMN domain-containing protein produces the protein MRDATLKKIPVPFWVLLAVAFLIAAGACRGRDSQPSGEEVRVSSSTAYEKHFGSPPTAEKGRCYALVGYLPTRDEPARVRPFPLFLFTDQNQISLLVERLLEENGSNLDRLGLTNPFPRGTFLKGLHRDGGAVTLHLGNAGDAPQVRLGKGALEALGHSLLQFPGVARVDVHFAGRKAGRFPPSPEGNETLSVLPPEDPLLLGAVGFWESEQRGAEEVALHFDRPVRVEQLKVEDAETGEVLTGEYFQSIFNMAVIIHPEKPGSIQEGMPLKIYWQVSDGKDRMGTGSEIITLGRGERP, from the coding sequence ATGAGAGATGCGACTCTGAAGAAAATCCCCGTCCCGTTTTGGGTCTTGCTCGCTGTCGCTTTCCTGATTGCCGCAGGGGCTTGCAGGGGGCGGGACTCTCAGCCGAGCGGGGAGGAAGTCAGGGTTTCGTCTTCGACCGCCTACGAGAAGCACTTCGGGTCCCCGCCGACGGCGGAGAAGGGGAGGTGCTACGCCCTGGTCGGTTATCTTCCGACCCGGGATGAACCGGCCAGGGTCAGGCCTTTTCCATTGTTTCTCTTCACCGACCAAAACCAGATCTCCCTCCTCGTGGAACGCCTGCTGGAGGAAAACGGATCGAACCTTGACCGGCTCGGCCTGACAAACCCTTTTCCCCGCGGGACGTTCCTGAAGGGCCTTCATCGGGATGGTGGCGCGGTGACCCTTCACCTCGGCAATGCGGGGGACGCCCCCCAGGTTCGGTTGGGGAAAGGGGCCCTGGAGGCGCTGGGCCACAGCCTGCTCCAGTTTCCAGGGGTGGCCCGGGTCGATGTCCACTTTGCGGGGCGAAAGGCGGGGCGTTTTCCGCCCTCTCCGGAGGGGAACGAAACCCTGTCCGTATTGCCTCCTGAAGATCCCCTCCTTCTCGGGGCGGTCGGTTTCTGGGAATCGGAGCAAAGGGGTGCCGAGGAGGTTGCGCTCCATTTTGATCGCCCCGTTCGCGTCGAACAATTGAAGGTAGAGGATGCCGAAACCGGAGAGGTCCTGACAGGGGAGTACTTCCAGTCCATTTTCAATATGGCGGTGATTATCCACCCCGAAAAACCCGGTTCCATCCAGGAGGGGATGCCCCTGAAAATCTATTGGCAGGTCTCCGACGGCAAGGATCGTATGGGAACCGGGAGCGAAATTATCACCCTCGGCAGGGGTGAACGGCCCTAA
- a CDS encoding aminotransferase class I/II-fold pyridoxal phosphate-dependent enzyme, whose product MNPLAQELNDQLAQHSPHVLEMLSDLGKNLFFPKGILTQSAEAKEKAHKFNATIGIATEKGGPMFLQCIQDKLSAFDPKDIYPYAPPAGKPELRSLWREKMLSENPSLRGKHFSNPIVTNALTHGLSVVADMFVDRGDHLVCPDMMWGNYNLTFGVCSGAIVKKFPTFTVTGGYDIDAFKAVLQNTAAEKGKAIVLLNFPNNPSGYTPTVAEGYAIVAAIKEVAEGGCNIVAVTDDAYFGLFYEDSMKESLYGKLANLHPRILTVKLDGATKEEFVWGFRTGFITFADGNDYENEPVITALEKKTMGVIRARISNCPHPSQTFVIEALRSPDFLQQKAEKFEVMKGRALATKRVLDSGKLDEAWDYYPFNSGYFMCLKLKTVDAEKLRVHLLDKYGVGGISIGKTDLRIAFSCIAEEDIPELFDIIYQAVQDLS is encoded by the coding sequence ATGAATCCACTGGCCCAAGAACTGAACGACCAACTCGCCCAGCACAGCCCCCATGTTCTGGAAATGCTTTCCGACCTGGGAAAAAATCTGTTTTTCCCCAAGGGCATTCTGACCCAGTCTGCTGAAGCCAAAGAGAAGGCCCATAAATTCAATGCCACCATCGGCATCGCCACCGAAAAGGGCGGCCCGATGTTCCTGCAGTGCATTCAGGACAAACTCTCGGCCTTCGACCCGAAGGACATCTACCCCTATGCCCCCCCTGCCGGCAAGCCCGAGCTCCGCTCCCTGTGGCGGGAAAAGATGCTCTCCGAGAACCCGAGCCTGAGGGGGAAACATTTTTCCAACCCCATCGTCACCAACGCCCTGACCCACGGGCTGTCGGTCGTCGCCGACATGTTCGTCGACCGGGGCGACCACCTTGTCTGCCCCGACATGATGTGGGGGAACTACAATCTCACCTTTGGCGTCTGTTCCGGGGCGATCGTCAAGAAGTTCCCGACCTTCACCGTCACCGGCGGCTATGACATCGACGCCTTCAAGGCGGTGCTGCAGAACACCGCCGCCGAAAAGGGCAAGGCCATCGTCCTGCTCAACTTCCCCAACAACCCGAGCGGCTACACCCCCACCGTCGCCGAAGGGTACGCCATCGTCGCAGCGATCAAGGAGGTCGCCGAGGGCGGATGCAACATCGTCGCCGTCACCGACGACGCCTACTTCGGCCTCTTCTACGAGGATTCGATGAAGGAATCCCTCTACGGCAAACTCGCCAACCTCCACCCACGAATCCTCACGGTGAAGCTCGACGGTGCGACAAAAGAAGAGTTCGTATGGGGTTTCCGCACCGGTTTCATCACCTTCGCCGATGGCAACGACTACGAGAACGAACCGGTGATCACCGCCCTCGAGAAGAAGACCATGGGGGTCATCCGGGCTCGGATCTCCAACTGCCCGCATCCCTCCCAGACCTTTGTCATCGAGGCGCTGCGCTCCCCCGACTTCCTTCAGCAGAAGGCTGAGAAGTTCGAGGTCATGAAGGGACGGGCCCTGGCGACGAAGCGGGTCCTCGACTCCGGGAAATTAGATGAGGCCTGGGATTACTACCCCTTCAACTCCGGCTATTTCATGTGCCTGAAGTTGAAGACGGTAGATGCGGAGAAACTGCGGGTCCACCTCCTCGACAAGTACGGGGTCGGTGGCATCTCCATCGGCAAGACAGATCTGAGAATCGCCTTTTCCTGCATTGCCGAAGAGGACATCCCCGAACTCTTCGATATCATCTACCAGGCGGTCCAGGACCTGTCCTGA
- a CDS encoding DNA gyrase inhibitor YacG — MTEKIEIFKVRCPRCGKHKTWKGNPHRPFCSEQCKMIDLGRWADGDYRIAGEKAEPKDPED, encoded by the coding sequence ATGACCGAAAAGATCGAAATTTTCAAAGTGCGCTGCCCCCGCTGCGGCAAGCACAAAACCTGGAAAGGGAATCCCCACCGGCCCTTCTGCTCTGAACAATGCAAAATGATCGACCTCGGACGCTGGGCCGATGGCGACTACCGCATTGCCGGAGAGAAAGCGGAACCGAAGGACCCGGAGGATTAA
- the queD gene encoding 6-carboxytetrahydropterin synthase QueD, producing MYHLTIHSHFAAAHNLNNYQGECENLHGHNWKVEVTVGARELDKAGLGIDFKVLKQETKDILNDLDHKYLNELPPFTETSPSSENIARHLFQRLSERLNNDNVRVEKVNVWESDYACASYTED from the coding sequence ATGTACCATCTGACCATTCACTCGCATTTCGCTGCCGCACACAACCTGAACAATTACCAGGGGGAGTGCGAAAACCTGCATGGCCACAACTGGAAGGTGGAGGTTACCGTCGGGGCACGGGAACTGGACAAGGCAGGGCTCGGCATCGATTTCAAGGTCCTCAAGCAGGAGACCAAGGACATCCTCAACGACCTTGACCACAAATACCTGAACGAACTGCCCCCCTTCACGGAGACCAGCCCCTCCTCGGAGAACATTGCCCGGCACCTCTTTCAGAGGCTTTCGGAGCGCCTCAACAACGACAACGTCCGGGTGGAAAAGGTCAACGTCTGGGAATCCGATTATGCCTGTGCCAGTTACACCGAAGACTGA
- a CDS encoding 7-carboxy-7-deazaguanine synthase QueE: MPVPVTPKTEAQLLEVFSSIQGEGLLIGCLQIFLRFALCNLDCSYCDTPFAPADDCRIEDAPGSGQFRTLPNPVSLETLTNILSAWCGKIPGLHHSISLTGGEPLVQLSSLLDWVPALAEILPLHLETNGTLPDALEPLLPHLEWISMDIKLASMSGTPTPWQAHSNFLALARDRNCLVKVVVGEETAPREVENAARMVHEVGPDVPL; the protein is encoded by the coding sequence ATGCCTGTGCCAGTTACACCGAAGACTGAGGCGCAACTCCTGGAGGTCTTCTCCTCCATCCAGGGCGAGGGGCTGCTGATCGGGTGCCTGCAGATATTCCTCCGTTTTGCCCTGTGCAACCTCGATTGCAGCTACTGCGACACCCCCTTCGCCCCTGCGGATGACTGCCGCATCGAGGACGCCCCCGGTTCGGGGCAGTTCCGCACCCTTCCCAACCCCGTCTCCCTGGAGACCCTCACCAACATCCTCTCCGCGTGGTGCGGTAAAATTCCCGGGCTCCACCACTCCATCAGCCTTACCGGCGGCGAACCGCTGGTGCAGTTGTCTTCGCTCCTCGACTGGGTGCCCGCCCTGGCGGAGATTCTTCCTTTGCACCTGGAGACGAACGGCACCCTGCCGGATGCGCTCGAGCCCCTCCTGCCGCATCTCGAATGGATCTCCATGGACATCAAACTCGCATCCATGAGCGGAACGCCCACCCCTTGGCAGGCTCATTCCAATTTCCTGGCCCTCGCCCGCGACCGGAACTGCCTCGTCAAGGTCGTGGTCGGCGAGGAGACCGCCCCCCGGGAGGTGGAAAACGCCGCGCGCATGGTTCACGAGGTCGGCCCCGATGTCCCTCT